TCCTCCAGCGTGTCCGGCGTCCCGGCGAGCGCGTCGACGTCGCCGTAGGTGCCGCGGCGCTGCGGCGTCGGCGTGTAGAAGTACGTGATGAGCTCCATCGACGGGTTCACGCGCTTCAGCGTGCGCACGAACGTCAGCGTGTTCTCGATCTCACGCGCCGGCTCGTCGGGATCGCCGAAGACGAACGAGAACTCGGGGACGATGCCGTGCGCCCGCGCGCGCGCCGCGACCTCGACGATCTGCGCGGTGGTCGTCCCCTTGTTCATCCGCCGCAGGACGTCGTCGGACCCGGATTCGGCGCCGCAGAACACCATCGTGAGGCCGGAGCGCTTCAGCAGCCGCCACGTGTCGTCGGACAGGCGGAGCAACGCGTCGACGCGCGCCTCGCACCACCAGCGGATGCCTAACGGGATCAGGCGCTCGGCCAGCTCGCGCGCGTGGTCCTCGCGGACGATGAAGTTGTTGTCGTAGAAGTGCACGGAGTCCATCCCGTGCTCGCGGACGAGAGACGCGAGGTGCTCGGCGGTGCGCGCCGGCGCCTGCTGCCGCTCGCGGCTGCCGTAGACGGAGATGACGCCGCAGAACTTGCAGCCGTACGGGCAGCCGATCGACGCTTGGTACACGCCGGAGCGACGGCCGAGGAACGTGGGGTGCAGGTAGTCGGCGACGCGGATCTTGTGATACGGCGGCGCGGGCAGCTCGTCGGGCCCCTTCCACCTCCGCTCCGCGCCGAGCACGTGCGACCCATCGGCATCGCGGAACGAGAGCCCCGCCACGGTGCGCGGGTCGCGTGTCCCATCGAGCACGCGGAGCAGCTCGACGAACGTCTCCTCGCCCTGCCCGCGCACCAGCCAGTCGACGTACGGCGCGTTCAGCACGGGCGTGGGATAGAGGCTGCCGAAGTTGCCGCCCCACACGATCGGCAGGTCGGGATGGCGCGCCTTCAGCGCCCGCGCGAGCGGCACCGCGCTGACGAGCTGCGGCCCCGGCATGACGGTCATCGCGACGGCGCGCACGGGATCCGCCGTGCCGGCCTGCCGGTCGACGCGCGCGCACACGTCGCCTAACGGATCCGCGTCGGGGAGGTTGCCGTCGACGATCTCCCACGTCGTCCCCTCGGGGAGCGCCGCACCGACGGCCATGATCGAGAGCGGGAAGCGGCGGTTCTTGGGCCGCGTCGCCCGCGGGTTGACGAACAGGATCACGCGTGGGCCTCCCAGAGGTCGAAACGCGACGGCGCGCGCCGACCGCGCAGCCGAGCGACGTACGGACGGAGCTCGTACCAGAGCGGGTAGCGTACGCGCCGGCGGCGCCACGTCAGGCCCAGCGCGGCCGACGCGTGCGCCAGGCGCTCCGCGGTGAGGTACTCGATCGCCGGCACCGCCATCAGCGCCGCGGCGCGGTCGCCGAAGCGCTCGGCGGCGTGCCCGCGCTTCTCGGCCACCATCGCCGCGCCATCGGCATCGCGCCGATAGAACGGCGAGTCGAGCACCACGACGCGGCCGCCCGGGCGCACGACACGCCGCGCCTCGCGCAGCACCGCGGCGAGATCGGTGGCGTAGTGCACCGACGCGTTGAACACGACGACGTCGAACGTGCCGGCAGCGACCGGCAACGCGTCGAACGACGCGGCGACACGCGCGAACCCGCCGTCAGCCCGCTCGAGGTACGGCGCGGCGGCACCGAGCCCGTCGACGGCGTCGTCGCGGAGGTCGAGGGCGACGCACTCGCAGCCGGCCATCGCGGCGCGCCACGACAGCCAGCCGTTGCCGGCGCCGAGGTCGAGCAGGCGAAGCGATCCTCGACGCTCCCCGCTCCGCGCTCCACGCTCGGCATGGTCTCCGGACCGAGTGAGCGTGGAGCGTGGAGCGTGGAGCGTGGAGGCGCCCAGCATGGGAAGCAGCACGCGGCGCATGAACGCCTCGTACGTGCGCGCGCGCACCGCCCACTGGTGCGCGAGTTGAGACGAGTCGTCCGCGAGGTACGGCAGCGCGAGCAGCGTGGCCCGGTCGTACGCGCGTCCCTCGCTCGCGCGGTGCGCGGCGTAGGCGGCGCGGAAGTCGGCGAGCGCGCTCGTCACGCGGCCGTCTCCGTGCGCACGAAGTCGTACAGCACGTGATCGCCGAGCGCGGCGAGTGGGCGCGAGACCACGCGGTCCGCCGCCTCGAGCGCGCCGAGCAACCGCGGGTGGCGCGAGATCCACGGCTCGGCGGCACTCGGCGGCACGCAGACACCGATGCCGCGCCGCGCGACGGGCCTGAACCACGGCGCGAGCGCGCGCACGAGGTCCGCGCCGCGGTGGTAGCGCACGCTGAAGTCGTGGCCGCCGAGTCGCGCCGGCACGTCGCCGCGCGCGAGACGGCGGAACGCGGCGCGCGCGTCGCCGCGCGCGAGCTGCACGACCCACTCGCCGACGGCGAGCGTGCCGAAGACGACGAGCAGCGCGCGGCCGCCGGGTCGCACGAGCCGCGCGAGCCCGAGCCCGACGGCGGCGAGGTCGGTCACGCAGTTCAGCGCCGCGAAGTTCGAGAACGCGCCGTCGAGCGACCCGCTCGCGTGCAGCTCGGAAAGCTCGGGGAGCCGCTCGGCCGGGGCGATCGTCGGCTCGGGCATGCCTAACGGCACGAGCTTCGCCGCCGCCTCGCGCACCATCGCCGGCGACGGGTCGGTGAGCAGCACGGTGCGGCCCCGTCGCGCGAGCCACGCCGCGTCCTCGCCCGTGCCGCCGCCCAGCTCCAGCACGCGCGCGCCGACGGGGAACGCGTCGAGCAGCGCGGCGCGCACGGCGCGGCGCTGGGCGGCGACGCTGAGCCACGCCCCGAAGCGCGCGTCGAACCGCGGCGCGACCGCGTCGAACGCCGCAGCGGCCGGTGACAGGAGCCCGACAGGATGCGGTGGCTCTGCGTTCTGGACAGGATGAACAGGACGGACAGGATGAGAACCAACAACGAAGGCACTGCACGTGTTGTTGGTTCTCATCCTGTCCGTCCTGTTCATCCTGTCGAAAAGAACCGCAGGGGCCTCCTGTCCATCACGCACCGCATCCTGTCGCATCGCTCAGCGCCCCACGACGAGCGGCTCGGCGGAGCGGTGCGCTACCTCGTCGCGTGCCAGCGAGGCCCATCGCCCGTCGTCGCGCGCGCCGGTTCGCACCTCGTGATGCAGCGCGTCGCGCACGCGGCGGTAGAACGGCGTCGTGTACGTGCCGTGGAACAGCATCGCGAGGTCGTCGGTGTGCCGCCAGTTCTGGCGGCGACCGAGCTCGTCGCGCACGCGTGCGTGGAACTTCGTGCCCGGCAGCGGATAGGCGACCGACACGCCGACGTCGTCGGGGCGCTCGTCGCGCACGAGGTCGCGCGTCGCGAGCAGATCCGCCCACGTCTCCGACGGGTAGCCGAGCTGCAGGAACCACGCGGCGCGCACGCCGTGCGTCTTCAGCGCCCGGGTCGCGGCGCGCACCTCGTCGACGGTGGTGCCCTTGTCCATCGCGTCGAGGATCCCCTGCGACCCCGACTCGACGCCGATCCACACTTCCTCCGCACCAGCGCGGGCGAGCGCCGAGGCGACGTCGGGCGTCAGCAGGTCGGCGCGGCACTGGATGGTGAACGGCGTGCGCGCGCCGCGGTCGGCGACGGCGTCGGCGAAGCGGGCGATCCACGACGCCGTTAGGCCGAAGATGTCGTCGGCGAACCAGACGTGGTCGGGGCGCACCGTCGCGCGCAGGCGCGCGAGCTCCTCGGCCACGAGCTCCGGCGCGCGCTGCACGTAGCGGCGGCCGAAGATCGGCTTCGCGCACCAGTTGCAGCCGAACGGGCAGCCGCGCGACGTCACCATGTTCCACGAGAAGCGGCCGTGCGCGTCGCGCCACGCGTGCCGATACGTCTCGACGTCGACCAGGTCCCATGCCGGGAACGGCAGCGCGTCGAGGTCGCGCACCGACGGCGCGCCCGCCGTGTACGCGACGCCACCGGCGCCGTCGGCGAGCGCGAGTCCCGCGAGGTCGACGAGCGACGCATCGGCGTCGTCGCGCCACGCGTCGGCGAGCGCGAGGAAGGTGGCGTCGGCCTCGCCGGGAAGCACGGCGTGCGCACCGGCGTCGAGGTAGCGCGCGGGGTGGTCGGTGGCGTCGGATCCGTTCACCGCGACGCGGCACCCGCGCGCCCGCGCCGCGCGCACCATGGCGAGCGTCGCCTCGCGGGAGCGCTCGGTGCACATCTTCGTGAGGTAGTTGAAGTTGTCCTCCAGGATGCCGACCACCGCGGGGCGCGTCGCGTCGAGCCGCGCGACGAACGCGTCGACGTCGTCGGCGAGCGTGGCGTCGAACAGCGCGACGCGATGCCCGCGCTCACGCAGCGCGGCGGCGACGAGCAGCGTCGCGAGCGGTGGATAGGGCTTCATCCGGGCGCGCTGCTTGGGGTCGTGCCGGAGGAAGAACGAGCTGGCGAGGAGGATCATCGAGGCGCGGCGGGAGATGTCCCCGTAGTCGCCGCGGCTCCCCTCCGTATTCCGGCTCAGCGCCGCTCGTCCGGCGCCGAGAGCGAGAGCGCGCCCGCGCGGATGCGGCGCCAGCGCACGCGCCAGCCGACGGCCGCGTCGCCCGGGCGGGTGACGGCGGCGGGCCACATGGTGCGAAGGAAGCGCTGCGCGAGCGCCACGGGGCCGCGGTCCCACATGAGCTGCCGCAGGACGCCGCGCGCGTCGAGCGCACCGCCGGCCGGTGTTAGGCGCGTGACGGTGTGGCGCGCCGCCCACGTCGACGCGCGGCGCCCGAGGGCGAGGACGCGCGGATCGACGGTGTCCGGCGCGAGGTCCTCGACCAGCGCGAGCGCCGGCCAGGCGAAGCGCGCCAGGCGCGTGCGGCGCATGAGGTCGAGCACCGCGTCCCA
This DNA window, taken from Gemmatirosa kalamazoonensis, encodes the following:
- a CDS encoding class I SAM-dependent methyltransferase, whose product is MRTNNTCSAFVVGSHPVRPVHPVQNAEPPHPVGLLSPAAAAFDAVAPRFDARFGAWLSVAAQRRAVRAALLDAFPVGARVLELGGGTGEDAAWLARRGRTVLLTDPSPAMVREAAAKLVPLGMPEPTIAPAERLPELSELHASGSLDGAFSNFAALNCVTDLAAVGLGLARLVRPGGRALLVVFGTLAVGEWVVQLARGDARAAFRRLARGDVPARLGGHDFSVRYHRGADLVRALAPWFRPVARRGIGVCVPPSAAEPWISRHPRLLGALEAADRVVSRPLAALGDHVLYDFVRTETAA
- a CDS encoding class I SAM-dependent methyltransferase produces the protein MTSALADFRAAYAAHRASEGRAYDRATLLALPYLADDSSQLAHQWAVRARTYEAFMRRVLLPMLGASTLHAPRSTLTRSGDHAERGARSGERRGSLRLLDLGAGNGWLSWRAAMAGCECVALDLRDDAVDGLGAAAPYLERADGGFARVAASFDALPVAAGTFDVVVFNASVHYATDLAAVLREARRVVRPGGRVVVLDSPFYRRDADGAAMVAEKRGHAAERFGDRAAALMAVPAIEYLTAERLAHASAALGLTWRRRRVRYPLWYELRPYVARLRGRRAPSRFDLWEAHA
- a CDS encoding B12-binding domain-containing radical SAM protein codes for the protein MILFVNPRATRPKNRRFPLSIMAVGAALPEGTTWEIVDGNLPDADPLGDVCARVDRQAGTADPVRAVAMTVMPGPQLVSAVPLARALKARHPDLPIVWGGNFGSLYPTPVLNAPYVDWLVRGQGEETFVELLRVLDGTRDPRTVAGLSFRDADGSHVLGAERRWKGPDELPAPPYHKIRVADYLHPTFLGRRSGVYQASIGCPYGCKFCGVISVYGSRERQQAPARTAEHLASLVREHGMDSVHFYDNNFIVREDHARELAERLIPLGIRWWCEARVDALLRLSDDTWRLLKRSGLTMVFCGAESGSDDVLRRMNKGTTTAQIVEVAARARAHGIVPEFSFVFGDPDEPAREIENTLTFVRTLKRVNPSMELITYFYTPTPQRRGTYGDVDALAGTPDTLEEWTSPEWVAWMTHEDPLVPWLDRSLKARVEDFELVLKSRFPSVHDSRTAGWGKALGSLLARRRWARADYGDPALLRRVRRWAQRTPDDRQAYGHLRVPSPATAT
- a CDS encoding B12-binding domain-containing radical SAM protein; this translates as MILLASSFFLRHDPKQRARMKPYPPLATLLVAAALRERGHRVALFDATLADDVDAFVARLDATRPAVVGILEDNFNYLTKMCTERSREATLAMVRAARARGCRVAVNGSDATDHPARYLDAGAHAVLPGEADATFLALADAWRDDADASLVDLAGLALADGAGGVAYTAGAPSVRDLDALPFPAWDLVDVETYRHAWRDAHGRFSWNMVTSRGCPFGCNWCAKPIFGRRYVQRAPELVAEELARLRATVRPDHVWFADDIFGLTASWIARFADAVADRGARTPFTIQCRADLLTPDVASALARAGAEEVWIGVESGSQGILDAMDKGTTVDEVRAATRALKTHGVRAAWFLQLGYPSETWADLLATRDLVRDERPDDVGVSVAYPLPGTKFHARVRDELGRRQNWRHTDDLAMLFHGTYTTPFYRRVRDALHHEVRTGARDDGRWASLARDEVAHRSAEPLVVGR